In Yarrowia lipolytica chromosome 1F, complete sequence, a genomic segment contains:
- a CDS encoding mitochondrial 54S ribosomal protein mL61 (Compare to YALI0F17600g, similar to Saccharomyces cerevisiae MRP49 (YKL167C); ancestral locus Anc_1.181, weakly similar to uniprot|P32388 Saccharomyces cerevisiae YKL167C 60S ribosomal protein MRP49 mitochondrial precursor) yields MSSKQLAKNLRQTYQNMTGVDKQIFQLNKVVTAPGAYKLPDNVSALKLRFKDSGNRSQTKLFWTHSLPTLQFWNPSVAMSVSRVQAPKEKSVGPTVTITRTDGSEETISIASMFWEKMAETIAEAAGATPVSAGELKKYSIPFVTDYDKKMELAKKTHLRDVAFAQKVELHKQQEADREALELAAKEEAKAAAQKKKDAMIKARKEGRVYIEGEENEVKEAAVEVEQKVTEEVAEDGAKIEIKETEVKIETKN; encoded by the coding sequence ATGTCGTCCAAACAGTTGGCAAAAAACCTCCGTCAGACCTACCAGAACATGACTGGAGTCGACAAGCAGATTttccagctcaacaaggtCGTCACCGCTCCTGGAGCATACAAGCTGCCCGACAATGTCTCGGCTCTGAAGCTCCGTTTCAAGGACTCTGGTAACCGGTCTCAGACCAAGCTGTTCTGGACCCATTCGCTGCCCACTCTGCAGTTCTGGAACCCCTCCGTCGCCATGAGTGTGTCTCGAGTCCAGGCTCCTAAGGAGAAGTCCGTTGGACCTACCGTGACCATCACTCGAACTGATGGCTCCGAGGAAACCATTTCTATCGCCTCCATGTTCTGGGAGAAGATGGCCGAGACCATTGCTGAGGCTGCCGGAGCAACCCCTGTCTCCGCCGgcgagctcaagaagtaCTCCATCCCCTTTGTCACCGACtacgacaagaagatggagctggccaagaagacccaTCTGCGAGATGTGGCCTTTGCACAGAAGGTGGAGCTGcacaagcagcaggaggCAGACCGAGAGGCCCTGGAGCTGGCGGCCAAGgaagaggccaaggccgctgcccagaagaagaaggacgccaTGATCAAGGCCCGAAAGGAGGGACGAGTTTACATTGAGGGAGAGGAGAACGAAGTTaaggaggctgctgtcGAGGTTGAGCAGAAGGtgaccgaggaggtggccgaggatGGAGCCAAGAtcgagatcaaggagaccgAGGTCAAGATCGAGACCAAGAACTAG
- a CDS encoding uncharacterized protein (Compare to YALI0F17622g, some similarities with uniprot|P38961 Saccharomyces cerevisiae YDR083w protein involved in cleavage at site A2 in pre-rRNA in the pathway of ribosomal RNA processing, similar to Saccharomyces cerevisiae RRP8 (YDR083W); ancestral locus Anc_8.215): MSFMFQVDGWNLSNDVKADKLTKRQKEKRDQQAERGVMMREKREQREKERADDEKAAEADAKAKAEAAKAAEKASAAEDAADSGKNKKSKKDKKKDKKDKKAKASETEEASKPAAPPAEAFTQAPAAKLTPLQLKMKEKLAGSRFRWINEQLYTVPSEEALKMITDNPEIFDEYHAGFRNQVQGWPENPVDTFVKRFTERLNKPVCSPGGLPAHKRENKIVVADMGCGEAQLALDLSKINFKKKGVNPQNKNLVVETQSFDLKKANERVTVADVKNVPMEDNSADIVVFCLALMGTNFLDFIKEAMRILRPNGELWIAEIKSRFTDGQTDEFIKVLKSLSFFHKLTDDENTHFVRFEFFKPTQEILAQRKKKVPKRKFIDYGDEEEKKGPEDGEQLEKRRKKQAEGEWLLKPCIYKRR; encoded by the coding sequence atgtcgtTCATGTTCCAGGTTGACGGATGGAATCTGTCCAACGATGTCAAGGCTGATAAGTTGACCAAGCGTCAGAAGGAAAAACGAGACCAGCAGGCCGAGCGAGGCGTCATGATGCGGGAGAAGCGAGAGcagcgagagaaggagcgagCGGATGACGAGAAGGCCGCCGAGGCTGatgccaaggccaaggctgaggCCGCTAAAGCTGCTGAGAaggcttctgctgctgaggatGCTGCTGATTCTGGCAAGAACAAAAAGagcaagaaggacaagaagaaggataaGAAGGAtaagaaggccaaggcttCTGAGACTGAAGAGGCTTCCAAgccagctgctcctcctgctgaAGCGTTCACACAGGCTCCTGCCGCCAAGCTGACACCTCTTCAGCTCAAGATGAAAGAGAAGCTGGCCGGATCGCGGTTCCGATGGATCAACGAGCAGCTGTATACTGTTCCCTCCGAAGAGGCTCTCAAAATGATTACCGACAACCCCGAGATTTTTGACGAGTATCATGCTGGATTCCGAAACCAGGTGCAGGGTTGGCCCGAGAACCCCGTGGACACCTTTGTCAAGCGGTTTACCGAGAGGCTCAACAAGCCTGTGTGTTCTCCTGGAGGGCTGCCTGCTCACAAGCGCGAGAACAAGATTGTGGTGGCCGATATGGGCTGTGGAGAGGCGCAGCTGGCGCTGGATCTGAGCAAGATcaacttcaagaagaagggcgtCAACCCCCAGAACAAGAACCTGGTGGTCGAGACCCAGTCGTTTGATCTGAAGAAGGCCAACGAGCGAGTGACAGTGGCAGATGTGAAGAATGTGCCCATGGAAGACAACTCCGCTGACATTGTCGTCTTCTGTCTGGCTCTTATGGGAACCAACTTCCTGGacttcatcaaggaggccatGCGAATTCTGCGGCCCAATGGAGAGCTGTGGATCGCCGAGATTAAGTCTCGATTCACCGACGGCCAGACCGACGAGTTCatcaaggtgctcaagagcctcagcttcttccacaAGCTCACAGACGACGAAAACACGCACTTTGTGCGGTTCGAGTTCTTCAAACCCACCCAAGAGATTCTCGCCCaacgaaagaagaaggtgccAAAGCGAAAGTTCATTGACTATggagatgaggaggaaaagaagggaCCCGAGGACGgcgagcagctcgagaagagaCGAAAGAAGCAGGCTGAGGGCGAGTGGTTGCTCAAGCCTTGCATTTACAAGCGACGATAG
- a CDS encoding uncharacterized protein (Compare to YALI0F17644g, similar to uniprot|P20049 Saccharomyces cerevisiae YBR166c TYR1 prephenate dehydrogenase (NADP), similar to Saccharomyces cerevisiae TYR1 (YBR166C); ancestral locus Anc_8.595), whose protein sequence is MSIEEWKKTKLVGVIGMGDMGRLFANHWNSQGWKVLACDQESHYEKLKEEFADSEIEIVQNGHYVSRKCDYILYCVEAENIGKIVSIYGPSTKVGSIVGGQTSCKAPEMAAFEAHLPSDVDIISCHSLHGPKVNPEGMPLVIIRHRNTEEWKFEFVQSLLESLKSKIVYLSAEQHDKITADTQAVTHAAFLTMGKAWQANGQYPWQISRWIGGLENAKMNISLRIYSNKWHVYAGLAISNPAAKVQIQQYASSAGDLYKLMITGKEQELLDRLTAARDFVFGGLKKEHSLLLSDEILEKFSLGTKPLGETQKPNSHLSLLSIVDSWHKLKINPYDHVICSTPLFRIWLGVTEYVFCTPGLLEQCIKHSITNQDFRPDDLEFVVAARTWSKVVSYGSYKLYEQEFNDTQKYFAHMFPEATRIGNEMINTILSTT, encoded by the coding sequence ATGTCTATTGAGGAATGGAAGAAAACCAAGCTAGTGGGTGTGATTGGCATGGGCGACATGGGCCGTCTGTTTGCTAACCACTGGAACTCTCAGGGCTGGAAAGTGCTGGCCTGTGATCAGGAATCCCACTatgagaagctcaaggaggaatTTGCCGATTCGGAGATTGAAATCGTCCAGAATGGCCACTATGTGTCTCGAAAGTGCGATTACATTCTCTACTGCGTCGAGGCCGAGAATATCGGCAAGATTGTCAGCATCTACGGTCCCTCTACAAAGGTCGGTTCCATTGTAGGTGGTCAAACGTCCTGTAAGGCTCCCGAGATGGCTGCGTTCGAGGCACATCTGCCCTCTGACGTGGATATCATCTCGTGCCACTCACTACACGGCCCCAAAGTCAACCCCGAGGGCATGCCTCTGGTGATTATccgacacagaaacaccgAGGAGTGGAAGTTCGAGTTTGTGCAGTCACTGCTGGAGTCACTCAAGTCCAAGATTGTCTACCTGTCGGCAGAGCAACACGACAAAATCACTGCCGACACACAGGCTGTGACTCACGCCGCATTTCTGACCATGGGCAAGGCCTGGCAGGCGAACGGACAGTACCCCTGGCAGATAAGCCGTTGGATCGGAGGTCTGGAAAACGCAAAGATGAACATCTCGCTGCGAATCTACTCCAATAAATGGCACGTCTATGCCGGTCTGGCCATCTCAAACCCCGCTGCCAAGGTTCAGATCCAGCAGTACGCATCCAGTGCCGGCGATCTGTACAAACTCATGATCACAGgcaaggagcaggagttGCTTGACCGCCTTACGGCTGCCCGAGACTTTGTGTTTGGAGGCCTCAAGAAGGAACactcgctgctgctgtccgATGAGATTCTCGAAAAGTTTTCGCTCGGAACCAAACCCCTGGGAGAAACACAAAAGCCGAACTCGCATCTGTCACTGCTGTCCATTGTCGACTCGTGGCACAAACTCAAGATCAACCCCTACGACCACGTCATCTGCTCGACACCTCTGTTCCGAATCTGGCTGGGTGTCACTGAATACGTCTTTTGCACTCCAGGACTGCTCGAACAGTGCATCAAACACTCCATTACTAACCAGGACTTCCGACCCGACGATCTGGAGTTTGTGGTGGCTGCTCGAACGTGGTCTAAGGTCGTTTCTTACGGCTCCTACAAACTGTACGAGCAGGAGTTCAACGACACCCAAAAATACTTTGCTCACATGTTCCCTGAAGCCACTCGAATTGGCAACGAGATGATCAACACCATTCTGTCAACCACTTAA
- a CDS encoding uncharacterized protein (Compare to YALI0F17666g, similar to uniprot|P40094 Saccharomyces cerevisiae YER157w SEC34 required for vesicle tethering to the yeast Golgi apparatus, similar to Saccharomyces cerevisiae COG3 (YER157W); ancestral locus Anc_8.210): MSLQTHAQLYLHIRHTWYSSPYPHPEDRRGYTAREMYDEWAYMDAAKPAPKPVSPKRSRAKSIIQSVAVEKVVQVTQTDVLEVPPLRRRTQSVNVGSLERPEVEKLRTEWPFSRREVEELFSPSGNSSLQQSASSSQETNTPQLQRATTMYMQATSYSLTCSKLLDQTNDIIGLLDTLSVSFLKVENDTEKFQRECNALMDEQTHLETLIGNLQQNLDMFTRIESVQRQVTGGSHNFIKTPAFRSILQQIDESLVYIPEHNNFKGAEDYEQRFMALLVRCLRLVVVYFGNKVTDIGAEAQEKMATVSSSAASHALMYSKFEQATNLGEMVSEVSKRAQYPQIEPMMQELYQKYFAARQPILRPHIDKSVFDINSSSGTDSVKFCRKALSLYKQIFSDEKRLFDHFFPDEGHGRLAEWMDGLFEGLYDQLRTRILRDRSVSVLCEIAVILQDDESMDDDGFGNLVFNALQDVQSRLVFRAQNIIDHEIVNYVPGDGDFLIGSRRTNEKEDDKTASSSVGDESNADISNDLLQGWYPPLRRTVILLSQIYQLVNSHVFDTMAHNVLHDCITSLNVARVVAQKRLGPSDAELWFIKNLLMLNSQVAEFDIQFVPEEKQLDFSGALGILGQIARERRVTTDKDGIAGLARASLPRVINSMMDARVELSANLRNAISTMTESEVRHIAKSIMTDPKPENIVTDTRQLREDTASEIPRSYTKIKSYVDDAQAADVLIEAIQDLLVRNYDEYHRKMVTRGKPEQLEALMEVDGFVSWVGDVIQKLYISEQ, encoded by the coding sequence ATGTCACTCCAAACACACGCGCAACTCTATTTGCACATCCGACATACGTGGTACAGCTCTCCATACCCACACCCGGAGGATAGACGTGGTTACACAGCAAGAGAGATGTACGACGAATGGGCATACATGGACGCGGCGAAGCCGGCTCCAAAGCCGGTAAGCCCGAAGAGATCACGTGCCAAAAGCATCATTCAGTCCGTGGccgtggagaaggtggtcCAAGTGACCCAGACAGATGTGCTGGAGGTGCCTCCTTTGCGTCGACGGACACAGAGCGTCAATGTGGGCTCGCTGGAGAGACCCGAGGTTGAGAAACTGCGCACAGAATGGCCATTCTCGAGGAGAGAAGTGGAAGAGCTCTTTTCTCCTTCCGGAAACAGCTCCCTACAACAATCAGCATCGTCATCACAAGAAACAAACACGCCACAGCTCCAAAGGGCCACCACCATGTACATGCAGGCCACGTCGTACTCGCTGACGTgctccaagctgctggaccagACTAACGACATCATTGGCTTGTTGGACACTCTGTCCGTTTCATTCCTCAAGGTGGAAAACGACACGGAGAAGTTCCAACGCGAATGCAATGCGCTCATGGACGAACAGACACATTTGGAAACTCTCATCGGTAATCTGCAACAGAATCTCGACATGTTCACCCGCATTGAATCTGTCCAGAGACAGGTGACAGGAGGCAGTCACAACTTCATCAAGACGCCAGCGTTTAGATCCATTCTGCAGCAGATTGACGAGTCGCTTGTCTATATCCCCGAGCACAACAACTTCAAGGGTGCTGAGGATTATGAGCAGCGCTTCATGGCACTTTTAGTGCGATGTTTACgtctggtggtggtgtatTTCGGCAACAAGGTGACGGATATTGGCGCAGAGGCACAGGAAAAGATGGCTACCGTTTCTTCGTCGGCAGCCAGTCATGCTCTCATGTACAGCAAGTTTGAGCAGGCCACTAACCTGGGAGAAATGGTGTCTGAGGTGTCAAAGCGAGCTCAGTATCCACAGATTGAGCCCATGATGCAGGAGCTATACCAAAAGTATTTTGCAGCCCGTCAACCAATCCTGCGACCTCACATTGATAAATCTGTGTTTGACATTAACTCCTCCAGTGGCACAGACAGCGTCAAATTCTGTCGGAAGGCGCTGTCGTTGTACAAGCAGATTTTCAGCGACGAGAAGCGGCTCTTTGACCATTTCTTCCCCGACGAGGGCCATGGTCGACTTGCTGAATGGATGGATGGACTGTTTGAGGGTCTGTATGACCAGCTTCGAACTCGAATACTTCGAGATCggtctgtttctgtcttGTGTGAGATTGCCGTCATCCTGCAGGACGATGAGAGTATGGATGACGATGGCTTTGGCAACCTGGTTTTCAACGCACTACAAGACGTCCAGTCACGGTTGGTGTTCAGGGCCCAAAATATCATTGATCATGAGATTGTTAACTACGTTCCTGGAGACGGAGACTTCTTGATTGGTAGCAGAAGGACCAATgaaaaagaagatgataagacagcttcttcttctgttggCGACGAATCTAACGCCGATATCTCCAATGATCTCCTTCAGGGCTGGTACCCTCCTCTACGACGAACTGTGATTTTACTGTCGCAAATATACCAGTTGGTCAACTCGCATGTTTTTGATACCATGGCTCACAATGTGTTGCACGACTGTATCACTTCGTTGAATGTTGCACGTGTGGTGGCTCAGAAGCGCCTGGGTCCGTCTGACGCCGAGCTCTGGTTTATCAAGAACCTGTTGATGCTCAACTCACAGGTGGCTGAGTTTGACATTCAGTTTGTGCctgaggagaagcagcttgaCTTCTCGGGAGCTCTGGGCATTCTGGGCCAGATTGCGCGTGAGCGACGTGTGACCACCGACAAGGATGGCATTGCTGGTCTTGCACGAGCCTCTCTGCCTCGAGTCATTAACTCCATGATGGACGCTCGTGTGGAACTTTCTGCCAACCTGCGTAAcgccatctccaccatgaCCGAGTCTGAGGTGCGCCACATTGCCAAGAGCATCATGACGGACCCCAAACCGGAGAACATTGTGACTGACACGCGGCAACTGCGAGAAGACACGGCCTCGGAGATTCCGCGGTCGTACACGAAGATTAAGTCGTATGTGGACGATGCCCAGGCTGCGGATGTGCTGATTGAGGCCATCCAGGACTTGTTGGTGCGCAACTACGACGAGTATCATCGTAAGATGGTCACTCGGGGCAAGCctgagcagctggaggctCTTATGGAGGTGGATGGATTCGTCAGTTGGGTTGGAGACGTTATTCAAAAGTTGTATATTAGTGAGCAATAA
- a CDS encoding uncharacterized protein (Compare to YALI0F17688g, similar to uniprot|Q3E7C1 Saccharomyces cerevisiae YDR079C-A, similar to Saccharomyces cerevisiae TFB5 (YDR079C-A); ancestral locus Anc_8.211), translated as MPKATRGVLIECDPSIKALIVNIDSSQHNIILDELDDTHLMIHPSMVEVVKQKLNKMLAENTYNPNEEAAKATGK; from the exons ATGCCAAAGGCCACCAGAG GCGTTCTGATTGAATGCGATCCCTCCATCAAGGCGCTCATCGTCAACATTGACTCGTCGCAACACAACATCATTTTGGACGAGCTGGATGACACCCATCTCATGATCCACCCCTCCATGGTCGAGGTGGTCAAacagaagctcaacaagatgcTGGCCGAAAACACATACAACCCcaacgaggaggctgccaaaGCGACTGGAAAGTAG